The nucleotide sequence GACCGCCCTGTGTGCCGACATCGAGCAGCATCGAGCGCAGCACGGTGTCGCCGTCGCGCAGCCGGATGCTCTGGCTGCGGCGCTCGGGCTCCAGCACCGTCCCCGGCGGGAGCAGCGCGGCGAGGTCGACGGCGCCGGCGTCGCGCTCCTCGCCGCGGCCCATCGTCCCGTTGTAGATCATGTCGATCATCGGTAGCCGGCCGTCGCCCGGCACCGGCAGGTCGTTGTACGGCGTGACCTCGATGATCGCGTCGGCGTCGCCGATGCGGGAGTACGCGGTGCGCTCCGGGGAGTCAGAGCTGCTGTACAGGACGTCGGCGATGGTCGCGCCCGCCACCGGCAGCCCGACCAGAACCGCGATCAGCAGCGACCGGCCGAGGTTCCGGCGCACCTGCCGCCTGGCGATGCGCAGCGCCGGCCGCCACCCGCGTCCGGGCCGCCTCACCCGAACCCGTCCGCGGTCAGCAGCACCTCGGGCGGCGGCGCCGCGCCGGTGTCGTCGACCAGCGCGCCGTCACGCAGGAACACCACGCGGTCGGCCCAGGCGGCATGCCGCGCCTCGTGCGTCACCAGCAGCCCGGCCGCCCCGCCGTCGCAGCGCGCCCGCAGCACCCGCAGCACGTCCTCGCCGGTCTGGGAGTCCAGCGCGCCGGTCGGCTCGTCGGCCAGCACCAGCCGGCGCGGTCCGATCAGGGCCCGCGCGATGGCGACCCGCTGCTGCTGCCCGCCGGACATCTCGTCCGGGAACCGGTCGGCGAGGTCGCCGACGCCGACCTCGGCCAGCGCCTCCAGCGCCTCGCGCCGGGCGGCCTTGACGCGGACGCCGTCCAGCTCGCGGGGCAGCGCGACGTTCTCGGCCGCGGTGAGCGCGGGGATGAGGTTGAGG is from Jiangella alkaliphila and encodes:
- a CDS encoding ABC transporter ATP-binding protein; this encodes MTTDVVLELRGVGRVHGDGPTVVHALHSITLTLRTGELIAVMGPSGSGKSTLLHLAGGLDTPTDGVVLVEGTDLATLSRAELAAVRRRSLGYVFQDLNLIPALTAAENVALPRELDGVRVKAARREALEALAEVGVGDLADRFPDEMSGGQQQRVAIARALIGPRRLVLADEPTGALDSQTGEDVLRVLRARCDGGAAGLLVTHEARHAAWADRVVFLRDGALVDDTGAAPPPEVLLTADGFG